A window from Halanaerobiaceae bacterium ANBcell28 encodes these proteins:
- a CDS encoding NUDIX domain-containing protein, translating to MNKVIKKVSAYIVRESVRGYDELLVFSHKDYPDVPVQIPGGTVEDDEDLIDALKREIYEETGLTDYSIIKELGEVFYTNEVKEKYNRHFYLLRVPETTLDTWDHEVSGKGEDNGLIFTYFWYGHQEVFSIYKRDCQFLSREFIPSLFPK from the coding sequence ATGAATAAAGTTATAAAGAAGGTATCTGCCTATATAGTTAGGGAAAGTGTTCGTGGCTATGATGAGCTGCTTGTGTTTTCACATAAAGATTATCCAGATGTTCCTGTGCAAATACCAGGTGGGACAGTGGAGGATGATGAAGACCTTATAGATGCTCTAAAGCGTGAGATATATGAAGAAACAGGATTAACTGATTATAGTATAATAAAAGAACTTGGTGAAGTTTTTTATACTAACGAAGTAAAGGAAAAATATAATAGACATTTTTATTTACTTAGAGTTCCTGAAACAACATTAGACACTTGGGATCATGAAGTGAGTGGTAAGGGAGAGGATAATGGTCTGATATTTACTTATTTTTGGTATGGACACCAAGAAGTTTTCTCAATATATAAAAGGGATTGCCAGTTTTTGTCACGAGAATTTATACCATCATTATTTCCAAAATAA
- a CDS encoding argininosuccinate synthase, which yields MDKKNINKIVLAYSGGLDTSIAIKWLKEKYDAEVIAYSANVGQVGVESWDVIEEKGYQTGASKVYIDDLQEEFITEYAWKALKAGAIYEGKYPLATALSRPLITKKMVEIAHENGADAVAHGCTGKGNDQVRFDVSFRALDPELEIIAPLRFWEFKTRNEEIDYALANDIPIKATKDNPYSLDSNLWGIAIECGVLENPWNQPPEDAYLWTTSPEEAPDKAEYISITFEKGVPVKINDKDYKPVDLVRELNQIGSKHGVGRIDMVENRLVGIKSREIYEAPAAVILGSSHQHLEDLTLDRDTLHYKYLISEKYSTLLYNGLWYSPLREAFDAFVDKTQEQVSGEVRLKLYKGNARIVGRKSLNSLYKYNLATYDEADAFDHKSAEGFIKLWGLPTQVANQVARENQEG from the coding sequence ATGGACAAAAAAAATATTAATAAGATTGTATTAGCTTATTCGGGTGGACTTGATACTTCAATAGCTATAAAATGGTTAAAAGAAAAATATGATGCAGAGGTAATTGCATATTCTGCTAATGTTGGCCAGGTTGGTGTGGAGAGTTGGGATGTAATAGAAGAGAAAGGTTATCAAACTGGTGCCAGCAAAGTATATATTGATGATTTACAGGAAGAATTTATTACTGAATATGCTTGGAAGGCTTTGAAAGCAGGTGCTATTTATGAAGGAAAGTACCCACTGGCAACTGCCCTTTCTCGCCCTTTGATTACTAAGAAGATGGTAGAGATTGCTCATGAGAATGGTGCAGACGCTGTAGCACATGGTTGTACTGGTAAAGGTAATGATCAGGTGCGTTTTGATGTTTCTTTTAGAGCCTTAGACCCTGAGTTGGAAATTATAGCACCATTAAGGTTCTGGGAGTTTAAAACCAGAAATGAAGAGATAGACTATGCTTTAGCTAATGATATTCCTATTAAGGCAACTAAAGATAATCCATATAGTCTTGATAGTAATCTCTGGGGTATTGCTATTGAGTGTGGCGTATTGGAAAATCCCTGGAATCAGCCACCAGAAGATGCTTATCTATGGACTACTTCTCCTGAAGAAGCTCCAGATAAAGCGGAGTATATTAGTATAACATTTGAAAAAGGTGTTCCAGTAAAAATAAATGATAAAGATTATAAGCCAGTTGATTTAGTAAGAGAATTGAATCAAATTGGTTCAAAACATGGTGTTGGTAGAATTGATATGGTAGAAAATCGTTTGGTAGGTATTAAGTCAAGAGAAATTTATGAAGCACCAGCTGCTGTGATTCTGGGAAGTAGTCATCAACATTTAGAAGATCTTACTTTAGATAGAGATACTCTTCATTATAAGTACTTAATTAGCGAAAAATATTCAACTCTTTTATATAATGGATTATGGTATTCGCCATTAAGAGAAGCATTTGATGCATTTGTTGATAAGACACAGGAACAAGTATCAGGAGAAGTAAGGTTGAAATTATACAAAGGAAATGCTAGAATTGTAGGAAGAAAATCATTGAATTCTTTGTATAAATATAATCTGGCTACTTATGATGAAGCTGATGCTTTTGATCACAAATCTGCTGAAGGTTTTATTAAACTTTGGGGATTACCTACTCAAGTAGCTAATCAGGTTGCCAGGGAAAATCAAGAGGGATAA
- a CDS encoding GNAT family N-acetyltransferase — MLTMNKNTFNIRKAIEGDVDKIYDLVQRAFSNYDANASNPALKESLQDIEYDIRNNIVIILEIDEELVGSLRLELEEERVHLKRFAIDPDYQKKGIGTKLYKRAEEEIIKRNINNIYLYATLENEKIVKFYKKLAFNCIDKDNSNGYLRGLWVKKINKK, encoded by the coding sequence ATGTTAACTATGAATAAAAATACATTTAATATACGAAAAGCTATAGAAGGTGACGTTGACAAGATTTACGATCTTGTTCAACGTGCCTTTTCCAATTATGATGCAAACGCTTCTAATCCTGCCTTAAAAGAGAGTTTACAGGATATAGAATATGATATAAGGAATAATATTGTTATTATACTTGAAATTGATGAAGAGCTTGTGGGTTCTCTTAGGTTGGAATTAGAAGAAGAAAGAGTACATCTTAAGCGATTTGCTATTGACCCTGATTATCAAAAAAAGGGTATTGGTACTAAATTATATAAAAGGGCAGAAGAAGAAATTATAAAGAGAAATATAAATAATATTTACCTTTATGCGACTCTTGAAAATGAAAAAATAGTAAAGTTTTATAAGAAACTTGCTTTTAATTGTATTGATAAAGATAATAGTAATGGATATTTACGTGGTTTATGGGTAAAAAAAATAAATAAAAAATAA
- a CDS encoding class I SAM-dependent methyltransferase: MSMDWYDMIAKRNGGYKSDAICTVEGESGEDEFEKRLIEMLPNYESVLDVGCGHGEFTLKMAKYANKIIGMDNSKELLKIAESLLKEADDINNVKFIEAYTKDENGLPFEEEQFDLIYNRRGPLSIYNHIRLLRRGGRIFSIHPAGLEKAKERLINGGFVDIKIEIFDKAYIYYPNEIEFAKGLTATPGNPDYTLEENRDELKKLVKEKTVDGRIRGQLWRYLLTARKP, encoded by the coding sequence ATGAGCATGGACTGGTATGATATGATTGCTAAACGGAATGGTGGTTATAAAAGTGATGCTATATGTACAGTTGAAGGAGAATCTGGTGAAGATGAGTTTGAAAAAAGATTAATTGAGATGTTACCAAATTATGAATCTGTACTAGATGTGGGATGTGGACATGGAGAATTTACTTTAAAGATGGCTAAATATGCTAATAAAATAATTGGAATGGATAATTCTAAGGAGTTATTAAAAATAGCTGAATCCTTACTTAAAGAAGCGGATGATATTAATAATGTTAAATTTATTGAAGCTTATACAAAGGATGAAAATGGACTTCCATTTGAAGAAGAACAGTTTGATTTAATTTATAATAGAAGAGGTCCTTTATCTATATATAATCACATAAGACTTCTTCGACGCGGAGGTAGAATATTCAGCATTCATCCTGCAGGTTTGGAAAAAGCAAAAGAGAGATTAATTAATGGTGGTTTTGTTGATATAAAAATAGAGATTTTTGATAAGGCATATATTTATTATCCAAACGAGATTGAATTTGCCAAAGGTTTAACAGCTACACCAGGAAATCCAGATTATACGCTAGAAGAGAATAGAGATGAACTTAAAAAACTTGTAAAAGAAAAAACAGTTGATGGTAGAATCCGTGGGCAATTATGGAGATATTTACTTACTGCAAGAAAACCTTAA
- a CDS encoding APH(3') family aminoglycoside O-phosphotransferase, whose amino-acid sequence MENILLEDIPDDLNNIICDSSFQENTTGCSNSTVLHINKIKQYNSAYLKVAVYNKVENLKNEVEILKWLKGRVSVPEVYYYKEYKDKEYILMSEIKGFECSNQYYRKEPEKMVKIFAEGLKEIHKIDISECPFDQTLEKKIKKAKYNVDNGLVDEEDVQAENIGKNAKELYEMLVDRRPESEDLVFTHGDYCLPNVIINENKLSGFIDMGRAGVADRYQDLALAVRTLKSNLGSIKWSELFLKYYGLEKADYSKIDFYILLDELF is encoded by the coding sequence ATGGAAAATATATTATTAGAAGATATACCTGATGATTTGAATAATATTATTTGTGATAGCAGTTTTCAAGAAAATACCACTGGTTGTTCAAATTCAACAGTATTACACATAAATAAAATTAAGCAATATAATTCTGCATATCTAAAAGTAGCAGTTTATAATAAAGTTGAAAATTTAAAAAATGAAGTTGAAATATTAAAGTGGTTGAAAGGTAGAGTTTCTGTTCCAGAAGTTTATTATTATAAGGAGTATAAGGATAAAGAGTATATTTTAATGTCAGAAATAAAAGGATTTGAATGTTCAAATCAATATTATAGAAAAGAACCAGAAAAAATGGTAAAAATATTTGCTGAAGGCTTAAAAGAAATACATAAGATAGATATTAGTGAATGTCCATTTGATCAAACATTGGAAAAAAAGATTAAAAAGGCAAAATATAATGTAGATAATGGTCTGGTTGATGAAGAAGATGTACAAGCTGAAAATATAGGGAAGAACGCTAAGGAATTATATGAAATGCTAGTGGATAGAAGACCAGAGAGTGAAGATTTAGTTTTTACACATGGAGATTATTGTCTACCTAATGTAATAATAAATGAAAATAAATTAAGTGGCTTTATTGATATGGGTAGAGCTGGTGTTGCTGATAGATACCAAGATTTAGCATTAGCAGTAAGAACATTAAAGTCTAATCTTGGCTCAATAAAATGGAGCGAGTTATTTTTGAAATATTATGGTCTTGAAAAAGCTGATTACTCAAAAATAGACTTTTATATATTATTAGATGAACTGTTTTAG
- a CDS encoding isocitrate/isopropylmalate dehydrogenase family protein has protein sequence MYKITLIPGDGIGPEVVFATKRVIEATGVKIDWDIQKAGAETIKEYGTPLPQEVIDSIRVNRMALKGPITTPVGVGFRSVNVLLRKELDLYANIRPVKTYKGIPSRYENIDTVVVRENTEDLYAGVEYMVGDDVAQSIKIFTKKGCERIVRYAFEYARREGRNRVTAVHKANIMKCTDGMFLKTAKEIAKDYSDIEFDDVIIDAMAMKLVLTPEDFDVLVLPNLYGDIISDLCAGLVGGLGIVPGSNIGHNYAIFEPIHGSAPDIAGNNIANPTAMILSGVHMLKYIGEIEAALKIEKAIKKVLAEGECVTADLGGSTNTTEYTDELIRVIE, from the coding sequence ATGTATAAAATAACATTAATACCTGGAGATGGCATAGGACCAGAAGTAGTTTTTGCGACAAAAAGAGTAATTGAGGCTACTGGTGTTAAAATAGATTGGGATATACAAAAAGCAGGAGCAGAAACAATTAAAGAATATGGCACGCCCCTACCACAAGAAGTAATTGATTCTATAAGAGTAAATAGAATGGCTTTAAAAGGTCCGATTACTACACCGGTTGGAGTTGGTTTTAGAAGCGTGAATGTACTATTGAGGAAAGAACTAGATCTTTATGCTAATATTAGACCAGTTAAGACTTATAAGGGTATTCCATCTAGGTATGAAAATATTGATACGGTTGTTGTTAGGGAAAACACAGAAGATCTTTATGCTGGAGTTGAATATATGGTAGGAGATGACGTAGCTCAAAGTATTAAGATTTTTACTAAAAAGGGTTGCGAGCGTATTGTTAGATACGCTTTTGAATATGCAAGAAGAGAAGGAAGAAATCGGGTTACAGCGGTACATAAAGCTAATATTATGAAATGTACAGACGGGATGTTTTTAAAAACTGCAAAAGAGATAGCTAAAGATTATTCTGATATAGAATTTGATGATGTAATTATTGATGCAATGGCTATGAAGTTAGTCTTAACTCCTGAAGATTTTGATGTATTAGTTTTGCCCAATCTCTATGGTGATATAATATCAGATTTATGTGCAGGCCTTGTGGGAGGTCTTGGCATTGTTCCCGGCTCTAATATTGGCCACAATTATGCCATTTTTGAACCAATACATGGCAGTGCACCAGATATAGCAGGAAATAATATTGCCAATCCTACTGCAATGATACTTTCAGGAGTACATATGCTAAAATATATTGGTGAAATAGAAGCTGCATTAAAAATAGAGAAAGCCATAAAGAAAGTCTTAGCTGAAGGTGAATGTGTAACAGCTGATCTTGGTGGTTCAACAAATACTACAGAATATACAGATGAACTTATTAGAGTTATTGAATAG